Part of the Salinimonas lutimaris genome, GTCACGGTATCGGTGCCGGTTTCCATGAAGAACCACAGATTGTGCATTATGGTCGTCCGGGTACAGGTGAAGAGCTGGTACCAGGTATGTGCTTTACCATTGAACCCATGGTCAATGCTGGCAAGCGCTATTCCAAAATTCTGCCGGATCAGTGGACCGTTGTCACCAAGGACCGCAGTCTGAGCGCTCAGTGGGAGCACACCCTGCTGGTTACCGAAGATGGTGTTGAAGTATTGACTCTACGCGATGAAGAAGATCTGCCAAGGGTTATCAGCCACAGCTAATCCCCGGTTTTTATGCATGATGGCGGCCTTCCGCTGCTGTCATGCATAATGAGTATTTATTCAATTTATCCTCCTCTTTATGCCATATTTATCTGCTGCTAAAGCCTTTCATTCATGCTAAGGTGCGCCTGATATCTCCACACAGATAAGGGACCACCATTGAGTTTGCAGAAGTTAATCACTCAGGTTGAAAATATTTCGTCTGCTGACGACCTGCCCGGCATCAAACAATGCGTGAAGGACAGTTATCAGTGGCTCACGGCCTCATTTAATGAAGCGCCGGTCAGTCAGCTGGTCACCGGAAGAGCGCAGTTTGTTGATGCCCTGCTACTGCATATGTGGCATTTACTAAGCCTGGATGATGTCAGCGATCTGTCGCTTTGCGCTGTGGGCGGTTATGGCCGTGGTCATCTACAACCTTATTCTGACATTGATTTGCTGATACTAAGCCGCAAACCGCTTAACACTGATGTGCAGGAGAAAGTCAGTCGCTTTATTACCCTGTTGTGGGATATCCGGCTTGACGTGGGTCAGTCGGTCAGAACTATCAAAGAAACTGTGAAGCTGGCTAAAGACGATATCTCCATTGCCACAAATCTGGTGGAAAGTCGCTTACTGATCGGCAGTGAAACGGTTTTTGAAAGTCTGCAGGACGAGCTTAACGCTCGCAGTTACTGGAGCAGTCAGTCTTTTTTCATCGCAAAATACGATGAACAGCGTGCCCGACATGCAAAATTTAATGGCACGTCATACAACCTTGAACCCAACATTAAAGAAAACCCCGGATGCCTGCGGGATATTCAGTCCATTGGCTGGGTGGCCAAAAAACATTTTAAAGAATACGACGGCTGGAATCTGGTCGGCCATGGGTATTTTACCGAAGATGAACACAGCGAACTGATACGCAGCAGAATGCATTTGTGGCGCATGCGCTTTGCCCTGCATCTGGTGGCCGGCCGTTCTGAGAACCGTTTACTGTTTGACTACCAACCTGATGTGGCAGAGCGCCTGGGCTATGGCCGGGAAGGAAAATCATCGGTTGAGCAAATGATGCGGGATTTCTTTCGCACGGTGCGCCAGGTTAGTGAGCTGAATAAAATGCTGTTGCAGCGGTTTAAATATGACATGCTTAATCAGGGTGTGAAAGAGCAGATCATCATCAACGATGACTACTGGCTGCTGGATGGCATGATAGCCCCGCGTCATGAGAAGGTGATTACCACCCCTGAAGCCATGCTGGATTTTCTCGCCGTGGTCGCCGACACGCCGGCAGTCTGCGGACTGGATACCGCCGCTATTCGGCAGCTGCGTGATACTCGCCGCGACTATGAAAACCACTATTTTGTTGAGCGTGAGAGCTGTCGCAAAAAATTAATGGCCCTGTTCCGTCATCCGCACTTTTTTGATTATGCCTGGGATATCATGCATGAGTACGGTGTGTTACAGGCTTACCTGCCTGAATGGGACAAAATTGTCGGTATGATGCAGTTTGACCTGTTTCATGCCTACACCGTGGATGAACATACGCACCGGCTGGTAAAACACGTCAATCGCTACTTCGACCCGACTAACCATGAGTTCCCCCGTTGCAGCCGCATTGTACGTAACCTTGATAAACCTGAGCTACTCTACATTGCTGCCATATTTCATGATATTGCCAAAGGTCGTAATGGCGATCACTCGGTACTGGGGGCTAAGGATGTGCGCACTTTTTGTGCCCAGCATGGCATTAGTGCTCAGGATGCTGACTTAATCGCCTGGCTGGTGCACAACCATCTGCTGATGTCTGTGGTTGCTCAGCGCCGGGATATTTACGATCCCGATGTTATCAGTGAATTTGCCACCGCCGTGCGCAGTCACAATCATTTGAATCAGTTATATGCACTGACGCTGGCAGATATCCGGGCCACCAACGATAACTTGTGGAATGACTGGAAAGCATCACTGCTGCGCGAGCTGTACCTGATGACCCAGAAGGCTCTGGATAATGGACTGCAATGTCAGGCCACACTGGATGAACGGGTCAACACACACAAGCAACTGGCCCGTCAGCTGCTGGCTGAAACCGGTACTGACCAGATTAAAATTGATGTGTTGTGGACACGGCTTGATGATGATTATTTTGTGCGCTTTAAGCCCGCACAAATCGCCTGGCATACGCAGGAAATTATCGATGCTGAGCAAACCTTGTTTACCGATGATCCGGATACCCTGCTGATCCGCGCCAACGACAGTAGTGCTAAAGGCGGCACAGAGATTCTTATTTACGGCAAGGACAGAAAAGCGCTGTTTGCGCAGGTTGCCTCTGTACTGGACAGTCGGAACTGTTCGATCCATGATGCGCACATTACGGTTACCCGCGATGGCTATATTTTTGATAGCCTGCTGGTTCTGGAAAATGATGGCTCCAGACTATCGTCTGAAAGCCGCACCAAAAGTTTGGAAGAAGCCGTGCTTAATCAGCTGAATAAGCCCGGTTTTTCCCATGATAATAAACGTAAGCTTCCGCGCCAGATGCGCCAGCTTAACGTCCCTACAAAAGTTCGTTTTTTCAATCTGGGGGATGAAAATACCCTGATTGAACTGGAGGCACTGGACGCCCCGGGAATACTGGCCAAGGTCGGGCATGCATTCGTCGATCGCCACGTCACCCTGAAACTGGCTAAAATTGCCACAATCGGGGAGCGGGCGGAAGATATATTCATTGTCAGCAACGATGAAGGACGTGCCCTGAGCCAGGAACAACAGGTAGAATTGAAAAAACGTATTCTGTTCAAACTCGATCAACTTGAAGATATCAATATACCATGACTGAACTACAAACTATTATTGAGCAAGCCTTCGACAACCGTGATGAGTTGTCTGCTGCATCTGCCCCACAGGACATTCGTGATGCAGTCAACAAGGCCATTGATATGCTGAATGACGGCAGCGCCCGCGTCGCAGAAAAAATCGACGGTGACTGGGTTGTGCACCAGTGGCTTAAAAAAGCCGTACTGCTGTTTTTCCGCCTGCACAACAACGAAATGATCGAAGGTGCAGAGAGCCGCTTTTTTGACAAGGTGCCACTGAAGTATCGCAACTACAGCGAGCAGGATTTTGCCGCTGACGGCGTACGTGTTGTGCCACCAGCCGCGGTTCGCACCGGCTCATTCGTCGGTAAAAACGTGGTAGTAATGCCTTCTTATGTCAACATCGGCGCTTATGTGGGTGAAGGCACGATGGTCGATACCTGGGCTACAGTGGGTAGCTGTGCTCAAATTGGTAAAAATGTTCACCTGTCTGGTGGTGTGGGAATTGGTGGTGTGCTTGAGCCACTTCAGGCTAATCCGACAATCATTGAAGATAACTGCTTTATCGGCGCCCGCTCAGAAATTGTGGAAGGCGTGATTGTAGAAGAAGGCTCGGTTATCTCAATGGGTGTATATATTGGTCAGAGCACCCGTATTTATGATCGCGAAACCGGCGAGATCCATTACGGTCGCGTACCGGCAGGTTCGGTCGTTGTGCCAGGTAACCTGCCTGGCAAAGACGGTAACTACAGCCTGTATGCTGCCATTATTGTGAAAAAAGTGGATGCCAAAACACGCTCTAAAGTGGGTATTAACGAATTGCTGCGTAGCGCCGAGTAATCATAGGGCTGCACCAGCTGAACGTACACTGATAAAAAAAGCGGCTAAAGCCGCTTTTTTTGTATAATCTAGCTGGCGAACAGCTTATCTTTGATGCCATTAACCCACTCTACCACGTCGTTTTCCGGCTCCAGCGTTTCAATCGCATCCACTTCCAGCATATCCGCTACAGCGTTACCCTGTAGTTCCAGCAGTAATTCATGCATATGACGACCGCCTCCACAGAAGTTATCGTAGCTACTGTCTCCCAGTGCTGCTACCGCAAATGGCTTTTGATTGAGCAGCGGAAACTCATCTTTTAAGTCGCTGTAAACAAACTCCAGATTAGGCGGCACATCCCCTTGTCCGGTGGTCGAGGTTACCACCAGAATAGCGTCTGATTCGGTAAAGTCTGTCACCGCAGCATCTTCAAATAATTCGCAGTCATAGCCCTGAGAGGCCAGGTTTTCTTCAACCTGCTCAGCCACGTGTTGCGCATTACCATAGACACTACCAACGAAAATGCCCAGTTTTGCCATTTTTATCACCTATCTGCTTATTAATTAACTTTAAATTCTTCCCAGCACGCCAGCAGTTTATGCATGGCATCGTGCACCGGACAATGGATATCCAGCCATTTCCCGCTTAACGGGTGCTGTACGCCTAATCGAGTACAGGTGAGGGCCAGGTTAGTAAAATTAAACTGTTGCCGCATAAATTTATTTTGCTTGCCGTCGCCATGGGTGGTGTCACCGATGATTGGGTTGCGTAGATGCACCATGTGCCGGCGTAGCTGATGTTTACGCCCGGAGTGAGGAAACAGCTTTACATAGGTATAACGCGAGCTGGAATATCTGCCCGACTGAAAAGGCAGCACAAAGCGCTGCACCGGGGTATAGAAAGTACAGGCCGGTTGTGGGGGAATGGCCCCGCGATCCTTGTCGGCAATTTTATCAGCCTTGAATTTGAGCGCATAATCTACCATGCCGTCAGCATGAATATGCCCGCGCACAATCGCCGCGTATTCTTTTTGCACAGTCCTGGCCATCATCTGCTGGCCGACCTCACTGGCAATCTGACCAGAAAAGGCAAATAACAGAACACCGGACGTTGGCCGGTCGAGCCGGTGTACCGGAAACACATGCTGGCCAATCTGGTCGCGAAGCATCTGCACCGCAAAACGGGTTTCGTGTTTGTCAATTGGGCTGCGATGCACCAGCAGACCACAGGGCTTTTCAATGGCGATCAGGGTATCATCCTGATACAGGATGCGTAACGGTGTATCAGTCATCATGAATTATCGGATTTTACTCAGGTTGTCGAGCACCATCAGCAAGTGGACTAACGGCATATGTTCCTGTCCATAAGCTTCATGAGCCATGGGAGCCACCGCCATGTCCGCAGGTAACTGCTGATGCAGCTGAACATGTTCACGTATACCGGGCAGGTAAATAAACTGCAGCCATTGTTCAAACGATAGCGTATCGATGGCAAATGGCTCCCGGGAGGCTAGCGCAGAGGGCTCGGGCTGCGTTTCGCTCCACAAGCGGGCCGCTTTGAGATAAGCGATAATGTCGTCTAATTTGGCGTCTATAAAAGCAATATCAGTCACAATTTACTAACTTTACAACAGGGTTAAAAATTTTACCCAGTATAGCAAGGCCAGACTGGCTGGTCATCGGCTGTTTGGGTGGGTAAACTAGGCGTCTTTTCACCCCCCTGAACTTTAGAGGCATTATGAGCGCAGAACGTATCGAGTCGATCAGTGAGTTTTTACTTCATGCTGGCACAAACTTTAGCGTACTTGATATGGGCCGGGGCATGGCAGAATTGCCTGCGCAGACGTTCCTGGAAATAGAAAACGGTCAACGTGTGGTCCCCTGGCCACGCCAGCAACACGCCTGGTTTGCGGTTATTTTCTGGAATAATCAGCCACAGGCACAAGAATATATCTGGTTTTTAAAGTTTCCGGTGGATGAACAGGGATTGCTGGTCACAGCCACCCGCAACCATTTTTTACAGATTATTGTTGATGCGCTGGGGTCAAGCCTGAGTGAAGACACAGAAAAAGCAGAAAAACTGCCGGATAACCCGTATACCTTTGTACCCAATCAGTCTGTTATGGCTCAGTTCAGTGCATTCACCCGCCAGTTATTTAACAAGCCTCTAGCGAAGGGAGCAACTGAAGTCGAGGAATATATCCGTCACCCGGCCGTTATGGACTGGACTAAACTGTCGGTACAGGCTATTGCTGATGTCGCATTGCGCCTGCCCGATAAAGCCCTTAGCGAGCCTCTGATTCGTCAGATGGACTTATATGCGGCTGACTTTATTCAGACCTTGTTGCATGCGGCTGAAAATACGCCTCTGCCGGATGAATTTGAGCAGGCGCTGGTGACTACCCTTGAGCAGGGTCTTACCCCCGATGATGAAAAACGTCTGGATCTGGCTCGCCTGCGCGCCCTGGCGAGCAGCCAGCCGGCGCCCCGTGTTCAGCGCTTACTGACACAGTTACTGGCCCCTGAGCAACCGGTTGACATGGATACATTAAGTGTCATTGCAGGCCGGCATTTTGTGCAGTTTGATGAGTCCCTGCTAAAAGCCTTTTTTGAACAGGTGGCGATGGTTGATGAGAAAAAGCAGTTTAATGGTGCGCTGTTTCAAGGCTTTTTTGCCGATCTGGTGCGTTTACCCGTATTACGCGACCAGGTGCTGGCCTTGCTACGCACCCCTGAGCGCAGCGACAGTCTGGCTCGCGCTATTGGGACCTTGTTCTCACAAACCCGGGGAGCACAGTCGTGACACTGGGTGAGGTAATTCTGCTGTTAGTCATGGTGGTTGTGGCCATGCAGTTTTGGCGTATTCGCAGTATCAGTGAACAGGCTAATCAGCAAATTGCCCGCTATTGTCAGACCCATAATCTGCAGCTGCTGGCAGTGGCCAGAAAACAAACCCGTTTGTCGTTTCGTTATGGCAAGCTTGACTGGCTATCGGTATTTATATTTGAGTTTTCCGGCAATGGAGAAGATAAGTATACCGGTGAAG contains:
- the glnD gene encoding [protein-PII] uridylyltransferase, whose protein sequence is MSLQKLITQVENISSADDLPGIKQCVKDSYQWLTASFNEAPVSQLVTGRAQFVDALLLHMWHLLSLDDVSDLSLCAVGGYGRGHLQPYSDIDLLILSRKPLNTDVQEKVSRFITLLWDIRLDVGQSVRTIKETVKLAKDDISIATNLVESRLLIGSETVFESLQDELNARSYWSSQSFFIAKYDEQRARHAKFNGTSYNLEPNIKENPGCLRDIQSIGWVAKKHFKEYDGWNLVGHGYFTEDEHSELIRSRMHLWRMRFALHLVAGRSENRLLFDYQPDVAERLGYGREGKSSVEQMMRDFFRTVRQVSELNKMLLQRFKYDMLNQGVKEQIIINDDYWLLDGMIAPRHEKVITTPEAMLDFLAVVADTPAVCGLDTAAIRQLRDTRRDYENHYFVERESCRKKLMALFRHPHFFDYAWDIMHEYGVLQAYLPEWDKIVGMMQFDLFHAYTVDEHTHRLVKHVNRYFDPTNHEFPRCSRIVRNLDKPELLYIAAIFHDIAKGRNGDHSVLGAKDVRTFCAQHGISAQDADLIAWLVHNHLLMSVVAQRRDIYDPDVISEFATAVRSHNHLNQLYALTLADIRATNDNLWNDWKASLLRELYLMTQKALDNGLQCQATLDERVNTHKQLARQLLAETGTDQIKIDVLWTRLDDDYFVRFKPAQIAWHTQEIIDAEQTLFTDDPDTLLIRANDSSAKGGTEILIYGKDRKALFAQVASVLDSRNCSIHDAHITVTRDGYIFDSLLVLENDGSRLSSESRTKSLEEAVLNQLNKPGFSHDNKRKLPRQMRQLNVPTKVRFFNLGDENTLIELEALDAPGILAKVGHAFVDRHVTLKLAKIATIGERAEDIFIVSNDEGRALSQEQQVELKKRILFKLDQLEDINIP
- the dapD gene encoding 2,3,4,5-tetrahydropyridine-2,6-dicarboxylate N-succinyltransferase gives rise to the protein MTELQTIIEQAFDNRDELSAASAPQDIRDAVNKAIDMLNDGSARVAEKIDGDWVVHQWLKKAVLLFFRLHNNEMIEGAESRFFDKVPLKYRNYSEQDFAADGVRVVPPAAVRTGSFVGKNVVVMPSYVNIGAYVGEGTMVDTWATVGSCAQIGKNVHLSGGVGIGGVLEPLQANPTIIEDNCFIGARSEIVEGVIVEEGSVISMGVYIGQSTRIYDRETGEIHYGRVPAGSVVVPGNLPGKDGNYSLYAAIIVKKVDAKTRSKVGINELLRSAE
- a CDS encoding flavodoxin, with translation MAKLGIFVGSVYGNAQHVAEQVEENLASQGYDCELFEDAAVTDFTESDAILVVTSTTGQGDVPPNLEFVYSDLKDEFPLLNQKPFAVAALGDSSYDNFCGGGRHMHELLLELQGNAVADMLEVDAIETLEPENDVVEWVNGIKDKLFAS
- a CDS encoding pseudouridine synthase; the protein is MMTDTPLRILYQDDTLIAIEKPCGLLVHRSPIDKHETRFAVQMLRDQIGQHVFPVHRLDRPTSGVLLFAFSGQIASEVGQQMMARTVQKEYAAIVRGHIHADGMVDYALKFKADKIADKDRGAIPPQPACTFYTPVQRFVLPFQSGRYSSSRYTYVKLFPHSGRKHQLRRHMVHLRNPIIGDTTHGDGKQNKFMRQQFNFTNLALTCTRLGVQHPLSGKWLDIHCPVHDAMHKLLACWEEFKVN
- a CDS encoding YqcC family protein, which encodes MTDIAFIDAKLDDIIAYLKAARLWSETQPEPSALASREPFAIDTLSFEQWLQFIYLPGIREHVQLHQQLPADMAVAPMAHEAYGQEHMPLVHLLMVLDNLSKIR
- a CDS encoding DUF3549 family protein; protein product: MSAERIESISEFLLHAGTNFSVLDMGRGMAELPAQTFLEIENGQRVVPWPRQQHAWFAVIFWNNQPQAQEYIWFLKFPVDEQGLLVTATRNHFLQIIVDALGSSLSEDTEKAEKLPDNPYTFVPNQSVMAQFSAFTRQLFNKPLAKGATEVEEYIRHPAVMDWTKLSVQAIADVALRLPDKALSEPLIRQMDLYAADFIQTLLHAAENTPLPDEFEQALVTTLEQGLTPDDEKRLDLARLRALASSQPAPRVQRLLTQLLAPEQPVDMDTLSVIAGRHFVQFDESLLKAFFEQVAMVDEKKQFNGALFQGFFADLVRLPVLRDQVLALLRTPERSDSLARAIGTLFSQTRGAQS
- a CDS encoding DUF3301 domain-containing protein, with amino-acid sequence MTLGEVILLLVMVVVAMQFWRIRSISEQANQQIARYCQTHNLQLLAVARKQTRLSFRYGKLDWLSVFIFEFSGNGEDKYTGEVQMIGRNVINTELLPYRVS